In the Drosophila willistoni isolate 14030-0811.24 chromosome 3R, UCI_dwil_1.1, whole genome shotgun sequence genome, ACGATGCAATATCTCAATTTGAGCCTGATAATGTGGAATTCGATGCGAATAAATGCGAAATGATCATAATGGTTGGCCTGCCCGGTTCGGGTAAGAGTCATTTTTGCCAAGAGATTCTAACCGGCAAGAAGTATAAGATTCTCAATGCCGATACCCTAGGTAGTGTTCAGTCTTGTCTTGCTGCTTCTGAGCGAGCCCTGAAATCAGGCACCTCCTGTGTCATCGACAATACCAACGTGGACGTGGCTTCACGTAAAAAGTTCATCAATTTGGCCAACGGATTGAACGTACCCATCCGTTGTTTTGTAATGAATGTGACGCCAGGCCAGGTTAAGCACAATATTGCATATAGAGAACTATCCGATGCCAATCATTCAAAAATCAATGATATGGTTTTCAATATGATGAAAAAGAAATACCAAGCACCCACTCTGGAAGAGGGCTTTGCGTCCATACACAAAGTTAATtttaagccacaattttgTAACGAACAGGAAatgaaattatataaaatgttCTTGTTGGAAAAGTGAGAATCTAATCTAATGTAAATATACGCTTAGCAATATCATCAATAAGCCAATCCATTGAGCTGAGAAGTTTTTCCCCAGTTACCGCACTCACTCCCGCCACCAGCCAGTGATGTGTGCTGATGTCGTCCAAGTGAAGAATctgtaaaaatataaataaatggttGATTTGTTTGATTCGATAAATAACTGTTTCTCCTTTTAGTAGGAAAAGGCAAATACCTCTTTGATTTCATTGGAATTCAATGCTCCTGGTAAATCCTGTTTATTGCACAACACCAATAAGGTGGCACCAGCCAGGCGCTCCTCTTGTAGCAGCACTTCCAGCTCACTTCTACAGGACTCCAAACGCATGCGATCCGCACTGTCCACCACCCAAACGAGACCATCTGTGCATTCAAAATAATTGCGCCAATAGGAGCGCAACGACTTTTGTCCGCCCACATCCCACATATTCAAGGTGTAGCCGTTGTGTTCCAGACTTTTGATATTAAAGCCCAAAGTTGGTGAAATAGTGTCTATGGGTTCGCCATTGAATCGCTTTAATATCGTTGTTTTGCCGGCGTTATCCAGACCTCTAAAACAAGGTAATAGTGAATCATTTAAGATGGCCAGCTGGGGCTTTAAAACCTACAGCAACAAAATGCGCATTTCCTTCTCCTTTTGTCGCATCTTCTTCAATACTGTTAGAAAGCCCATTGTGGACTATAGCTGTTCTAAGTGCCTGGTAGTTGactaaaacaatttataaaacACAGATGTTTtttggaaaaagaaaataaacaatttagtTGCTGTCAAATTAACAGCGCTCGAAAATTCTGTTAAGACAAATATTCGCCATTAAGGGTATTCTTAAGAAGTGGCAACGCCAGAAATAATTCCGATTGATGCGGCAACGTCGATTCTCCAACAAACAGCTGTCATAATCGAGCCCTGATTTCTCTCCAAAATATTCTTTCTGCATTTTGgctaaaaatataataatatttaaataaacataGCAAAATGATGAACTTGTCGAGAGTAAGTAtgcaaaatattaattatgaGTTTAACACTGGAGTTACTTCGAAAAACATTTGAATATTAATGAATGCCTAAGCCTCCAGGAAAAAATTACGTAAGAGCCTGGAGAGGTGAACTAACCAAactctttttctttattgtttTGCTATTTGCCGCAGGCCGTTGTCCGCAGTTTTGCCACCACCGCCACCCGCCGCTCCACAGCGGTTGGTAAGGAGCAGATCGAGAAGGGCTACTTTGAAATCCGTAAAGTGCAGGAGCATTTCCAAAAGAAGGACGGCAAGCCCGTGTTCCTCAAGGGCTCCGCCTTCGACAATGTGCTATACCGCATCACCATGGCCTTGGCCCTGGTTGGTATTGGTGGCATGACCAAGCTCTTCTACGAACTGAGTGTGCCCCAGAAGCAGGAATAAGCAGGCGGCTGCCAGTATAATGTACATCTACCTTTAAGCTATAGCCtccacaaaaaaacaaatccaCTCCTATGCAGCGTAGTTTCGCCTTATATTtctgagtttttattattctCTTTGATAGTGTGAGTAACTTAGTCGGCGTAAAGTAATCTAGAtctatttatatgtattttctaTTGCAGAGCTTGTGCCCCTCTAACACAATTGCCCACGACCCCaggaattttgtttttgtgtgtgtttagaATGTATTGCTAAGTATAAAGTTGTAACTGAAACATTCGCAAAAGCATTTAAAGCGTGGAAATATAAGAACATTCGGCTGTaacaattataaattattattattctaaTGGAATGGTTTCTCTGTTTAAAAGTTGACCTCGTTTTTGCAATAGGCATTAAGTTGAAATTTGTATCTGTGAATACGTGGAAAAGGTTAATGGCAATATTTTCCCGTTTTTACaaagatacacacacacacacttagtTCCAATCCCCAACAGAAAACTGCATATGCTAACGGTAAACTCCTGCGCCTACTGCATTTTTATGCATTTCGCGTGCACAGTTCAACAATTTAAATGGGCCGTAACGGCATTACGGATATAaatgtttctgtgtgtgtgtgtgtaaattgCTAGAAATATGCATAAACTGGCGGatgtttttcttaatttttaatgctttagttttatttaagtGTTTATGGAGAAATAACTAATGAAATTGCATATTTTCTGTAAACTTC is a window encoding:
- the LOC6650649 gene encoding cytochrome c oxidase subunit 7A, mitochondrial produces the protein MMNLSRAVVRSFATTATRRSTAVGKEQIEKGYFEIRKVQEHFQKKDGKPVFLKGSAFDNVLYRITMALALVGIGGMTKLFYELSVPQKQE
- the LOC6650648 gene encoding ADP-ribosylation factor-like protein 2; the encoded protein is MGFLTVLKKMRQKEKEMRILLLGLDNAGKTTILKRFNGEPIDTISPTLGFNIKSLEHNGYTLNMWDVGGQKSLRSYWRNYFECTDGLVWVVDSADRMRLESCRSELEVLLQEERLAGATLLVLCNKQDLPGALNSNEIKEILHLDDISTHHWLVAGVSAVTGEKLLSSMDWLIDDIAKRIFTLD